A window of Castanea sativa cultivar Marrone di Chiusa Pesio chromosome 1, ASM4071231v1 contains these coding sequences:
- the LOC142624585 gene encoding squamosa promoter-binding-like protein 16 isoform X2, producing the protein MDWDWKEFPWDSIELEPKEDSSLSSLVDSSSLAGQMNRGGGLLVDLKLGRISDLEERSAAGLKDLGASTMVSSPSGSSKRARVLSGTQSVSCLVDGCKSDLSNCRDYHRRHRVCERHSKTPVVIVGGKEQRFCQQCSRFHSLGEFDEVKRSCRKRLDGHNMRRRKSQSESLYLNTEKFLSNYKGTRILQFCSPHIHASGNTNMRSTWPGITRNEAESMIYNRQQRLRITDRKRSPNSFAFIYNEENKLFSFSQENGTKLGTQAVPKASLYQSLPNSIASSESGRGNNNMSSSGMTQSIDLGCALYLLSSPPVSQTSAIGLSQLVQSSVSHPIQSLDSGLQLTGVAPYSCSQGVRDKSAGLVFVPDANETNMYCNDMFQGALDALLENEAS; encoded by the exons ATGGACTGGGATTGGAAGGAATTTCCTTGGGATTCAATTGAGTTGGAGCCAAAAGAGGACAGCAGCCTTTCTAGCCTGGTTGATTCCAGTAGCTTGGCAGGGCAGATGAATAGAGGAGGGGGACTTTTGGTGGACTTGAAGCTTGGTAGAATATCTGATTTGGAAGAGAGATCTGCAGCTGGGTTGAAGGACTTGGGGGCTTCAACAATGGTGTCATCACCTTCAGGGTCATCAAAAAGGGCTCGTGTGCTCAGTGGAACTCAATCTGTTTCATGTTTAGTTGATGGATGCAAGTCAGACCTCAGTAACTGCAGGGACTATCATCGGCGCCACAGGGTTTGCGAGCGCCACTCTAAGACCCCAGTTGTGATTGTAGGGGGCAAAGAGCAGAGGTTCTGCCAACAATGCAGCAG ATTCCATTCTTTGGGGGAGTTTGATGAGGTCAAGAGAAGCTGCAGGAAACGTCTTGATGGACACAACATGCGTCGAAGAAAATCTCAATCAGAATCCCTTTACCTGAATACTGAGAAATTTCTGTCCAATTATAAAG GTACTAGAATCTTGCAATTCTGTAGTCCACACATACATGCTAGTGGAAATACTAATATGAGAAGTACCTGGCCTGGAATTACCAGAAATGAAGCAGAATCTATGATTTATAATCGTCAGCAACGATTGCGTATTACTGACAGAAAAAGATCTCCAAATTCCTTTGCCTTCATTTACAATGAGGAAAATAAACTGTTCTCATTCTCACAGGAAAATGGCACTAAACTAGGCACTCAAGCAGTCCCCAAAGCTTCCTTGTACCAATCACTTCCCAATAGCATTGCTTCATCAGAAAGTGGAAGGGGCAACAATAATATGTCATCCAGTGGCATGACACAATCCATTGACTTGGGTTGTGCTCTCTATCTTCTGTCATCACCTCCAGTGTCTCAAACTTCAGCAATTGGTTTGAGCCAATTGGTCCAGTCCAGTGTGAGCCATCCAATTCAATCATTAGATTCCGGACTGCAATTAACCGGAGTGGCTCCGTACTCATGCTCTCAGGGAGTGAGGGACAAGTCTGCAGGTCTAGTTTTTGTTCCTGATGCCAATGAAACCAACATGTATTGCAATGATATGTTTCAAGGGGCACTTGATGCCCTTTTGGAAAATGAGGCCTCGTGA
- the LOC142624585 gene encoding squamosa promoter-binding-like protein 16 isoform X1 — MYLQDYQQEKVVKEVYLLAMDWDWKEFPWDSIELEPKEDSSLSSLVDSSSLAGQMNRGGGLLVDLKLGRISDLEERSAAGLKDLGASTMVSSPSGSSKRARVLSGTQSVSCLVDGCKSDLSNCRDYHRRHRVCERHSKTPVVIVGGKEQRFCQQCSRFHSLGEFDEVKRSCRKRLDGHNMRRRKSQSESLYLNTEKFLSNYKGTRILQFCSPHIHASGNTNMRSTWPGITRNEAESMIYNRQQRLRITDRKRSPNSFAFIYNEENKLFSFSQENGTKLGTQAVPKASLYQSLPNSIASSESGRGNNNMSSSGMTQSIDLGCALYLLSSPPVSQTSAIGLSQLVQSSVSHPIQSLDSGLQLTGVAPYSCSQGVRDKSAGLVFVPDANETNMYCNDMFQGALDALLENEAS; from the exons ATGTATCTCCAAGACTACCAACAAGAAAAAG TTGTGAAAGAGGTTTACTTGCTTGCTATGGACTGGGATTGGAAGGAATTTCCTTGGGATTCAATTGAGTTGGAGCCAAAAGAGGACAGCAGCCTTTCTAGCCTGGTTGATTCCAGTAGCTTGGCAGGGCAGATGAATAGAGGAGGGGGACTTTTGGTGGACTTGAAGCTTGGTAGAATATCTGATTTGGAAGAGAGATCTGCAGCTGGGTTGAAGGACTTGGGGGCTTCAACAATGGTGTCATCACCTTCAGGGTCATCAAAAAGGGCTCGTGTGCTCAGTGGAACTCAATCTGTTTCATGTTTAGTTGATGGATGCAAGTCAGACCTCAGTAACTGCAGGGACTATCATCGGCGCCACAGGGTTTGCGAGCGCCACTCTAAGACCCCAGTTGTGATTGTAGGGGGCAAAGAGCAGAGGTTCTGCCAACAATGCAGCAG ATTCCATTCTTTGGGGGAGTTTGATGAGGTCAAGAGAAGCTGCAGGAAACGTCTTGATGGACACAACATGCGTCGAAGAAAATCTCAATCAGAATCCCTTTACCTGAATACTGAGAAATTTCTGTCCAATTATAAAG GTACTAGAATCTTGCAATTCTGTAGTCCACACATACATGCTAGTGGAAATACTAATATGAGAAGTACCTGGCCTGGAATTACCAGAAATGAAGCAGAATCTATGATTTATAATCGTCAGCAACGATTGCGTATTACTGACAGAAAAAGATCTCCAAATTCCTTTGCCTTCATTTACAATGAGGAAAATAAACTGTTCTCATTCTCACAGGAAAATGGCACTAAACTAGGCACTCAAGCAGTCCCCAAAGCTTCCTTGTACCAATCACTTCCCAATAGCATTGCTTCATCAGAAAGTGGAAGGGGCAACAATAATATGTCATCCAGTGGCATGACACAATCCATTGACTTGGGTTGTGCTCTCTATCTTCTGTCATCACCTCCAGTGTCTCAAACTTCAGCAATTGGTTTGAGCCAATTGGTCCAGTCCAGTGTGAGCCATCCAATTCAATCATTAGATTCCGGACTGCAATTAACCGGAGTGGCTCCGTACTCATGCTCTCAGGGAGTGAGGGACAAGTCTGCAGGTCTAGTTTTTGTTCCTGATGCCAATGAAACCAACATGTATTGCAATGATATGTTTCAAGGGGCACTTGATGCCCTTTTGGAAAATGAGGCCTCGTGA